The Sparus aurata chromosome 10, fSpaAur1.1, whole genome shotgun sequence genome includes the window TTAAATACTTTTGGATTAAATTTGAATTGGTCAAAAGGGGGCATGTATTTGATCTTAttcaatattaaaatgttaacaTAAAATTTGAAATTGTAACATTTATCACAAAATAATTGTTTGTCatcagaggaaagaaaaaacaaacatccctTAAACTTTTGAGGaaaaattgaataaaacaaatagGCACTCTACCTTTTAGTGTTAAAAGAGGTTGAATTATCAAAAAGGAAAGTTTGATTCAATCAGATTTTGGTTTTGCTCAGAAATGTTGTTAAATAGTGACAATAATGATTTTTTCTTGAACATCACCTGCATCTGCTGCACAAAGGACACAATGCATGGAATATTATTTTGTTCTCAGATTAAAAGGATGAGTTATATACTGTTAATATAATATGGAATATGAAAGTGTTGTTGCCAATGATAGGCTAATTACTAAATTATGTGATTCATGATAAATGGCTGGTGATGGTGTAatgacactgtgtttttctgtcttttaagtGACTCAGACACAGAGACCTGATGACCCAAACACTCAGGGGGGCTCACATTCCCCCAACAGAGTCCTGAAAGATCCAGAGATGCACTACAGGTTCGAAATTGCTGTTTTCATCTGTAGCAAATATAAGTTGATAACTGAAAATTAAAACATATTATGTCAAGAACTAACAGGAAACTCTATATCATAAAATTTTTCAGAACTGCAAAACAAGATGCTTCTGTAAATATTAGAAAAGAGTTGAAAGACTCCTGTGAACAACGTCTGGatgacaatacaaaaaaaaaggaggaacaAAGAGGTAAAAAGAAGAGCACATGTCCTTCTGTCTGCAATTTATATTAAgagaatctgtgtgtgtctatagCAGCGAACAAAACTGACCCCTTTCCCAAActctgtgtgtgatttattttatatacCATCATTAGATGCATTATGTAAAAATACACTGATGAGCCAAATTAAGTTTACAAACAGTACTAAAGTATTAATGGTGTAatgacactgtgtttttctatcTTATAAGTGACTCCACCACCTCATTATGGCCTGTACAATCAGGGAGCCACATGTTACCTCAACAGTGTCCTGCAGGTTCTCTTCATGACCACTGAGATCCACGACAGGTTTGAACCAGCTGCTTTTACCTGTCCAACCACAAGGAGATCaattaaaatgtcaagaaaactTTATGTAAAATGTTTACAAGAAACACTGTATAATAAGatgatttatttgaatgtattatggtacaaaactctgttgctgagcACATCAAAGCAGTAAACAGTCACCGTTCACTGAGAAGCTGCTGTCTTCCTAAAGGTTGAATCAACAACCAGATATAGAGCTGAGACAAATCTTTATGGACCTGAAGAGAAGAACATGTggaacagaaaacatcacaaagaGTTTGAACATTCAAAATGGTAAGTTGGGCAGTTATAAGGTGCTGAGAAGAAAATTAATACATCagattcagtttaatgtttCCTTCTGCAGTTCATGAACAACGTGATGCAGCTGAATGCCTTCAGAAGATTTTACATCATATCAATCCACAAGTCTCTGAGGTGAGCACTTATTAAATCTACAATGTTATTTACAGGAGAACAAATCAGAACGctgtgttggaaaaaaaacttgttttttttctctcaaggATTTCCAAGGACAGCTGATGGACACAACAAAATGCTCAGAAGGCCACATCATCAATGAAGAGACAAATCCATTCTGgactctccctctgtctctgaaAGATACTCATGATTCAACCTACAGTGTGGTGAGCAGACAAAGATCAGAGTTGTAGTTTAGTGTTTTTATGTGATGTGAACATGCTGAGCTAATATGCCATGTATTACAACATTTGTGTTCCCACAGGAGAGCAGCTTTAAGAGGactttccaaaaaaaaacatacacaggTGACAACATGATGTACTGCAACGACTGTATAAAGGAAACAGAAGCAACAAGTGTGAGTTTTGACCTGAAAATTAAAACATAACGTTAGCCTCATAGCATAATTGCCTAAGTCATTTTTTGGCCAAATTGTGATATCTGCCTAACTTTACTCTCCTACCACTGCTGCATCATCCTGCCTTTCTGCCTATGTCCTTGGCCAATCACAACACTCATTAGAATCCAAAAAACACTATCTGCCTTAGTCATCTCTTTGACTTAGGCAGTTTTGATGATACaacaaaaatggcagaaaacatGAGAAAGAGGGCTCGGCTGTCCACAAGTGAAGCATTAGCTCTtctctttgatttgtttttatctggTAAGAGTTCATATTTATTCAATATCCAGTGACAAACTTTCAGTGTGGACAATGGACCATCAATGCGTTCTTCTGTGCCCCCAGACAAAAGCAAGTACAATGTATTATAAAACTAAATTACAGATGCACAACTTTGCTTGCTTCAACCTGAGTAACAAAGATGGGTATTGTTATGCTTGGGAGGAGCATGAAGGCTCCCTCAGCAGTGAGGTTTTTGCCCATCTGCAGTCCAAACACTTTGAATCAATCCTAGAGGCCAACGGAAACATCGAGAAAGTCATTGTCTGGAGTGATGGCTGTGGATATCAAAATCGGTGTGGTACCATCAGCAACACTTACCTTCATCTGGCCATGAAGCATGGTGTCACCATTGAACAAAAGTTTGTGGTTGCAGGGCACATACAAATGGAGTGTGACTCCATGCATAGCCTCATTGAACGGCGCATCATCAAAGATATTCACACTCCACATGATTACATTGTCATCTTTGAGACTGCACAAATGCATCCATCCCCATACAATGTGACTCAGCTATACCACAATGACTTCATGAAGTTATCTGGGGCCTATGTCATCAATATTCGACCAGGTAAAAAAGTTGGTGACCCCACAGTCCATGACCTCTGGGCTCTCCAGTACTTGGCTGATGGTCGAATCTGGTACAAGTTGGATTTTGAGTCTGACTGGGAGGACCTGCCTCAGCGAATCAGCATCTCCGAAGAACCATCCCTGAGGAAAatgttactgctcaaagcttgctcctttatggctatggagccataaaggagctcaatgagagttctcatttcagtctcgttgtcgtcttttttggtctcaaacatttctcatttgtttctcctaaaattccttaggatcaataggtgagacttgagactttaccacttaaaccttgctcctttccagcaatggggagacattctgaaacttcattgagagctcgatgagatctcctttgaaacttacagggagcccaagttgagattttctgcacctgtttctcaggagaaacaattgagaaacagaagaaatcagccacagcctcactttggtctcacatagatctcatagttgtctaggagaaatgaatgagacactactgagatctcttttccaattttcgtttcctctgggattCCACTGGGTCCCACTCTTTCCTTCCCAATTGCCAATTACTCTCAGGAAATTCAATGACTTGCAGGCAATGAAACCAGTACTACCAAGAGTGGCCCACCAGTACTATGACAACCTCCCTCATCAATAGACAGTGTGAAAATGAGTTTGCACAGCACCTGAGTGGAACTTTGATTAAGGgtgggaaagaaaaacagtgattAAGGTTAGACATTAATAAACAACTTGGTTAAGGTTGACAAGTTAAACATCTTGGTTATATTTAGGAGAGTAAAACAACTTTGGTTATGTGATGTTTGCATTTATATGTAAGAGCGAAAAATGCCTAAGTCGTGGCATATTCTGCCTAAgtcactttttatttgttaGGGAATTGATGAtgggtctttttctttttgcatacTTGCTCACACATCTGGTTGAATGTACTGTTAcaatatcaataaaaaatatcaatatgttttctaaaaattatgttttttcttgttttccgaaaacattaaaatatgactTAGGCAATTATGCTATGAGGCTGACGATAAACAATATCCAGGTCAATTTTAATActggaaacaaattaaaatattcTGCGTTAAAGGATATAATGTGTGATGATGTTTCTTGTGTTATTTAGAGATGGGAGATGGTGAAAGCTCCTCAGATCTTGATTCTTCTCCTCAAGAGATTTGACTTTGACTACAACACCAGGTTACATTTCAAATCAGACTGCTGTGTGGAAGTGCCATATGAATTACAGTTGGGGGCAAGGAAAAGCTATTCTTATCTGTGATTTTCATTTCAATCATCTAAGTTGCTTTTAAGATCATTTCCTGTTCCTGACTGTGTTCTTCACTGCAGGACAAGATATACAAACTGTATGGGATGGTGAATCACATGGGCAGTCTAAGAGGTGGACATTACACAGCCACCGTCCTGTCTGAGGACAACACCTGGTATGAGTGTGATGATACTCATGTCAGCAAGGTGAGGAAGATTTAACTTAATCTGTTCCATTAAGACGTTACACATTTAAATCACACCAACAGAAAGAtcaacattaaaaagacatttgctgACATTGGTTTGCTTTTGTTGAACCGTGCAGGTTGAACACCAGCCGTTTGCAAAGGACAGGACTTtcaggtatttaaaaaaaaaaaacgttttttcgAAAATAATTTGggatttaatttaataattttgtATGTGTTCACCACATGTTGTCCCCAGATATTGTTTTTCTatataacttcaaaattattgttCAACAGCTCCAGGACTGTCTATCTCCTCATGTACAGAGGTAGGGATACAAAATTACATAAAGGATTAATTTCGGTGTGATATTTTCATATGATtgctaaatgtgttttttttgttttgtttttgcttcaaTTTAAAGCTACAGAGAACAACAAGTCTGAAGGGTTGAAGGAAACCAATTCAAAAAACTCCAGTGAACAACGTCTGGgtgaagagacaaagacagagatggagggacAAGGAGGTATTATAAACTGGTTTTGGTCTATCTTCAAAAGACTATTGAATTCTATCAAACACCCCTCCAAAAGTGCAGCGTGTCAGGAGCCTGTTGAGACACCTTCAGAGGATCTGACAGACAAGTTGAAAGAAGAACAGGGTGAAGATACTGGTCCTGAAGAACTGAAAGGAAACGAAGAAGCCAAAAGTAATTCATGCGAAAGAAACACTGATGAAACCACACAGATGGGACACAGTGTAGATGATGAGGGACAGATAAGAAAACATAGGAAGGAAGAGACACCTCAGGCTAGACGAGAGGAGGGTGATCCAGAAAATGTAGAGACTGACAAATCAATTAATAATCACAGAACAGTGAGTGAAGTGAGAAGCAGTGAAGATGAAGAGGCACAGGAAAATCAAGACAGCACAAACTCCAACAACAcacgaaaacaaacaaatcagaagTCAATattgaaaaaggaaagaaaaaagaacaaggcCCCTCCCATCTGGTCTGGCTgttacacaacaacacacacacacacacacacacacacacacacacacagtcactttCTGTATTTCATTTAACTAAAAATAATGCTTACTTCTTCTACTACTTCTGAATAAATGACTATTCCCTCAAACCCACAGCGCCTGAGAAGCTCCATGTGACCATTTCACCAAGTCAGACAGACGATGCAGCTGAACGACAGGATGAAACCAGAAGAAACATAGAAATTGACACTAATGATGAAAAGAAGAGACTGGTGGGACACAATGATGTTGGTGAGGAAAAACATGTGACTAAATGGAGAGAAGAATAAAATCAGCCTCAGGGGTTGAAGGGGGATTCACATAGTGGAAGAAGTTCAACACTGAGATGATATATGAGACTGAGCTTATTGAATGTTTCATAAATGGACAAGTGATGATTCTGAcatgataaaaaagaaattgaaaagaaaaagttgacAAACCTCAATTCATTACTTAAAGGTGAAACATGTCTGTGAAACACAGGATGGGATATATAGTTTAGATTAAATTGTCTAAAGCTAGGACTACAAGAATACATAAGAGTTAATGTAGACCATTGCTGTAACATTAACAGATCTAAATTGTCTCTTCAATTCAAAGCTGCTGAGTCAAAGATGTCCCCTGAGACCAACAAGCTGGATGATCAGAGACAAGAAGATGTGACAAACCAAAAGTCATTACGTAAAGGTGAAAAATTTATGTGGAGCACAGGATCGGATATGTAGTGTCGATTAAATTGTCTAGAGTTAGGACTACAAGAATACATAAGAGTTAATGTAGACCATTGTTGTAACATTAAGAGATCTAAATTGTCTCTTCAATTCAAAGCTGCTGAGTCAAAGATGTCCCCTGAGACCAACAAGCTGGATGATCAGAGACAAGAAGATGTGACAAACCAAAAGTCATTACGTAAAGGTGAAAAATTTATGTGGAGCACAGGATCGGATATGTAGTGTCGATTAAATTGTCTAGAGTTAGGACTACAAGAATACATAAGAGTTAATGTAGACCATTGTTGTAACATTAAGAGATCGTTGCTAAATATGTTTTGTCTCTTCAATTCaaagctgctgagctgcagAAGTCCCCTGAGGCCAACAAGCTGGATGATCAGAGACAAGACGACGTGGAACCAAAGAGAAGTTCAGGAGAAAGAGATGCTGATGGTGAAAATAGGGGGCAAATACGAAAGAAAGACACAGATGAGGTACAGGAGACAAGTGATGAGGCTTTAAGCAGTCAGACTGGAGAAGAGGAGAGTACTGCAGAAACTGGAAAGAATGTTTTGGAAGATGAAGTTAGATCAGAGACTGAGCCTCAAAGGGAGCCAGATGAGAAAGATAGGAAGGAAGAGAGACTTCAG containing:
- the LOC115590549 gene encoding ubiquitin carboxyl-terminal hydrolase 17-like protein D isoform X1; the protein is MERRPEKKGSSKNGKQTVTQTQRPDDPNTQGGSHSPNRVLKDPEMHYRTAKQDASVNIRKELKDSCEQRLDDNTKKKEEQRVTPPPHYGLYNQGATCYLNSVLQVLFMTTEIHDRLNQQPDIELRQIFMDLKRRTCGTENITKSLNIQNVHEQRDAAECLQKILHHINPQVSEDFQGQLMDTTKCSEGHIINEETNPFWTLPLSLKDTHDSTYSVESSFKRTFQKKTYTGDNMMYCNDCIKETEATSRWEMVKAPQILILLLKRFDFDYNTRLHFKSDCCVEVPYELQLGDKIYKLYGMVNHMGSLRGGHYTATVLSEDNTWYECDDTHVSKVEHQPFAKDRTFSSRTVYLLMYRATENNKSEGLKETNSKNSSEQRLGEETKTEMEGQGGIINWFWSIFKRLLNSIKHPSKSAACQEPVETPSEDLTDKLKEEQGEDTGPEELKGNEEAKTPEKLHVTISPSQTDDAAERQDETRRNIEIDTNDEKKRLVGHNDVAAESKMSPETNKLDDQRQEDVTNQKSLRKAAESKMSPETNKLDDQRQEDVTNQKSLRKAAELQKSPEANKLDDQRQDDVEPKRSSGERDADGENRGQIRKKDTDEVQETSDEALSSQTGEEESTAETGKNVLEDEVRSETEPQREPDEKDRKEERLQARRKEEGDAENVETDAVNIEDGNKRKGKKEKGKKMKK
- the LOC115590549 gene encoding probable ubiquitin carboxyl-terminal hydrolase creB isoform X2, whose product is MLNQQPDIELRQIFMDLKRRTCGTENITKSLNIQNVHEQRDAAECLQKILHHINPQVSEDFQGQLMDTTKCSEGHIINEETNPFWTLPLSLKDTHDSTYSVESSFKRTFQKKTYTGDNMMYCNDCIKETEATSRWEMVKAPQILILLLKRFDFDYNTRLHFKSDCCVEVPYELQLGDKIYKLYGMVNHMGSLRGGHYTATVLSEDNTWYECDDTHVSKVEHQPFAKDRTFSSRTVYLLMYRATENNKSEGLKETNSKNSSEQRLGEETKTEMEGQGGIINWFWSIFKRLLNSIKHPSKSAACQEPVETPSEDLTDKLKEEQGEDTGPEELKGNEEAKTPEKLHVTISPSQTDDAAERQDETRRNIEIDTNDEKKRLVGHNDVAAESKMSPETNKLDDQRQEDVTNQKSLRKAAESKMSPETNKLDDQRQEDVTNQKSLRKAAELQKSPEANKLDDQRQDDVEPKRSSGERDADGENRGQIRKKDTDEVQETSDEALSSQTGEEESTAETGKNVLEDEVRSETEPQREPDEKDRKEERLQARRKEEGDAENVETDAVNIEDGNKRKGKKEKGKKMKK